Proteins from one Enoplosus armatus isolate fEnoArm2 chromosome 4, fEnoArm2.hap1, whole genome shotgun sequence genomic window:
- the nr5a1a gene encoding steroidogenic factor 1a produces the protein MLGDKAHGVTLKVMEYTYDDDLEELCPVCGDKVSGYHYGLLTCESCKGFFKRTVQNNKRYTCAENQECKIDKTQRKRCPFCRFQKCLSVGMRLEAVRADRMRGGRNKFGPMYKRDRALKQQKKALIRSNGFKLEGAAPPPASPLQTDYGFTGTLHSLPTISKSLLPSTPSSITPTDYEVNLYGPPSLAMQSHVPLTTQYQYTAFPGRVIKAECPDYTSSPESLTGYPYPDMYPSASPQPPSLPPLVLELLRCDPDELVVQNKIVAHLQQEQSGRGRLDKPSTFSLMCRMADQTLFSIVEWARSCIFFKELRVGDQMKLLHNCWSELLVLDHIFRQVQHGQEDSILLVTGQEVELSFILSQAEATLSSLVQRGQELAARLRALQVDRREIACLKFLLLFNPNVKLLEDQAFVEGVQEQVNGALLEYTLSTYPQFQEKFSQLVVRLPELRSLSTQAEDYLCYMHLSGEVPCNNLLIEMLHAKRACV, from the exons ATGTTGGGAGACAAGGCTCACG GTGTGACTTTGAAGGTTATGGAATACACGTATGACGACGACCTGGAAGagctgtgtcctgtgtgtggAGACAAAGTGTCCGGATACCACTACGGTCTGCTCACCTGCGAGAGCTGcaag GGCTTCTTCAAGAGGACGGTGCAGAATAACAAGAGGTACACGTGTGCGGAGAACCAGGAGTGTAAAATAGACAAAACCCAGAGGAAGAGATGTCCCTTCTGCCGCTTCCAAAAGTGCCTCAGCGTCGGGATGCGGCTAGAAG CGGTGCGCGCAGACCGCATGCGTGGGGGGAGGAATAAATTTGGCCCCATGTACAAGAGAGACAGGGCcttgaagcagcagaagaaggcTTTGATACGATCCAACGGGTTCAAGCTGGAGGGCGCAGCTCCTCCGCCGGCCTCCCCTCTGCAGACTGACTACGGCTTCACCGGCACCCTGCACAGCCTGCCCACCATCTCCAAAAGTCTGCTCCCCTCCACCCCGAGCTCCATCACCCCTACAGACTACGAGGTCAACCTCTATGGACCCCCATCCCTGGCCATGCAGTCTCACGTGCCCCTCACCACTCAGTACCAGTACACGGCCTTCCCCGGCAGGGTGATTAAAGCAGAGTGCCCCGACTACACCAGCTCCCCTGAGTCTCTGACAGGATACCCCTACCCAGACATGTACCCCTCAGCCTCGCCGCAGCCGCCCAGCCTGCCGCCGCtggtgctggagctgctgcGCTGCGATCCCGACGAGCTGGTGGTGCAGAACAAGATCGTTGCTCAtctgcagcaggagcagagcGGCCGGGGCCGGCTGGACAAGCCCAGCACCTTCAGCCTCATGTGTCGCATGGCAGACCAGACTCTCTTCTCCATAGTGGAGTGGGCTCGGAGCTGCATCTTCTTCAAGGAGCTCAGG GTGGGAGATCAAATGAAgctgctccataactgctggtCTGAACTCCTGGTCTTGGATCACATTTTCAGACAAGTGCAACACGGACAGGAAGACAGCATCCTGCTGGTGACCGGCCAGGAG GTGGAGCTGTCGTTCATCCTGTCCCAGGCTGAGGCGACTCTGTCCAGCCTGGTCCAGAGAGGCCAGGAGCTGGCGGCGAGGCTGCGGGCGCTGCAGGTGGACCGCAGAGAGATCGCCTGTCTGAAATTCCTCCTCCTGTTCAACCCCA ATGTGAAGCTGCTGGAGGACCAGGCCTTCGTGGAGGGCGTCCAGGAGCAGGTGAACGGGGCTCTGCTGGAGTACACCCTGTCCACCTACCCTCAGTTCCAGGAAAAGTTCAGCCAGCTGGTGGTGCGGCTGCCGGAGCTGCGCTCCCTCAGCACGCAGGCCGAGGACTACCTGTGCTACATGCATCTGAGCGGAGAGGTGCCCTGCAACAACCTGCTCATTGAGATGTTGCACGCCAAGCGAGCGTGCGTGTGA